The window AGGAGCAGatctcctctctgtcagacaGTATCTCTGCTGTTGAAGAagacctgcagaaacacaaggTGTCATTCCTCAGCAGTTATAAACCCACTCAGACCAGAGCCAGAGACCAGTGCTCACTGTCAGATCCACAGCTGGTCTCAGGAGTGCTGATAGATGtggccaaacacctgggcaacctgTCCTTCAGAGTCtgggagaagatgaaggagaaggtCCACTTCAGTCCTGTCATTCTGGACCCAAACACTGCAGACCCCCGTCTCTATCTGTCTGAtgatctgaccagtgtgagacGTGGAGACACAAACCAGCAGCTCCCTGATAATCCAGAGAGAAACACTAAGTATATCACTGTTCTGGGCTCTGAGGGCTTCAGCTCAGGGAAACACAgctgggaggtggaggtgggagaCTATCCTGTCTGGAATGTGGGTTTGGCTAAAGAGTCAGTTGACAGGAAGGGAAAGATATTTTCCTCACCAGATTATGGAATCTGGTGTTTATGGCATGGTGATGGAAAATACATTGATGTTGTTGGTGAGACTGTcagagtgaagaagagtctCCAGAGGATCAGAGTCCAGCTGGACTATGACACGGGGGAGGTGTCCTTCTACGACCCTGAAGACATGACTCACATCTACACTCACAGAGACActttcactgagaaactcttcCCTTATTTTAACCTTGGAGAGGCTGGTGATGCTAAAACCACTGATATCAAAATCTGTCAAACTGAGATTTCTCTGTGATGTTCAGGAAGGTTTGTGAGATGTGATTTATTAGGATTTGAGGAGGATAATTAGATCtacagatttattttgtcactATCAGTTAGTGATTTATAGGTGAGAGTAATGCATTTaacatttactttttaatggtttaatcatccagggtttgtttttcttttaaagtaaaaaatatttttttcaaagtgtatttataataatacattcagACGTTTTAcaaatgttctcttttttaaataaaggaaaaactttttttactgtgaagaaTGGACAGAACAGGGAATCTTGACGTAATAATTCACCTGTTTATTTACCGTGTGTGTCATTAATCACAGATATCTACTGATTGTCAAACCTTTTCTATATGTTCATTCAGTTTTATCCATGAAAACAAACGGAACCTTCTTCCTGATTTTTGGTGCTTCAACTCAAGAAAATTCTgcagaaattaattttaaacagtttttcatttcttcttcaagGTTCAGTCTAAATTACAGCAGCCcgaaattgaagaaaaaaaaaaattgaaggtGTCCATCAAATATTGACACAAAGATCATGTAGATCACAGCTTGGGCTGCACCtcatgacagttttttttttaaatctattaatTTGTTAATGCTTTTATTCATTGATCAAacatttagtcaataaaataaaatgaaaatatatatcaaatatGATCAATCTTCAGTCCTAATGATGTGTATTCAAAAAGATTGACAGTAAAGCCTTGACCCTCATGTTGAACTCTGGATTTTAAAGGTTGTTAGtagtgatcacctttatctttctgtttcagcatttatttcttaattcttgaacatttataaagttggagctgctgtttgttcctgtgtgtttatgttaatcATCACTTCACATTTTAGATGTGAAACACATCAGTACATGTGAGTCTGTGCTGAATGAATGTCAGGATTTACACTGATTAACTGTGTCTTCGATCTATGATTATTCAAAAAGTTGTATGTTTTCTATCAGGTGAACAAATGTCCTGATCAAAACAAGAGTTAAATGATTTCCTGGGTTACTTCTGTCAATAACAATCAAAACCAAAGCTGTGTTGCagttttatgtgtctgtaaacacagaaagacattcACGTTTCtatttaaattgtcattttattgataACACCTTAACACATTTTCTTGAAGTTAGAGAAACACGTGTAGCACGTAAGAGAACAGAGCAATAATCTGAAGAATCAGAGAACTAGAggattaatattattatacagAAGAAACCCAAactgacaaaaagagacaaagggAAACTAGAAAGAGCCAACTGCAGAGAAATGATTGAAGAAGGTTGGAAACAGAGGGATGAGggaaaaaagagtgaaagacaCCCTATGAGGAGAAGCCAACTCAGTGTTGTCAGTGCAACTTAGTCACTGGCTGGAGAAAGAAGATAGCAGAGGTTCAGAGTGAACACAGAGGCTCCAGTTTATCTCAGTAAAGCTTCATCTGACTAAACAGCTGACAGGAAGGCAGCAGAGCTCACTGACCTCAAGAGACtagaggaggacagacattAGTTTATATGTAGGGCTgcacaattaatcattttcaatCATGACTCAGCTCTGATCATTCATATAGAATAATGATTTATTAGTGGTGTTggtgcatttcatttcattaacaaTGTGGCTGCAAACAGTTAAGATGCTGATATAAGATGAATGAAGGAGAATCATTTTGTTCCCAAATCACTGAGGAAAATAATTGTGCAGCAACATCATGATCATGATCTCAATCTGTAATCAGAACGATCAATTTAGTCATAATTGTGCAGCCCTGATCAATAATTATAATGGAAGCTTGTTCTTATTCTACAGTGATAAACTGCTGTTGTCTCTGACTGGATTGTCTGTTAGATTTGACACTAAAGTCGACTTATTGTGCAGCTACATTAGAAGCATCAACCTGCCGTCCATCTGTGTCCTGTTTGTGCTTTACTTTGTGTGACTGCGCCCCCTGCTGGAGCTCATTCACTCTCTGAACTGCCTCTAATCTGTCAGTCGGACTCGAGTGCTGTTCCTCAAAGTGACATGCAGGCTGAGTGAAGAACCGCTCGCTCTCAGTGCTGATGGTCAACAAGTGCTCCTCGTATTCTCTCAGCTATGTTCAAAAGGCACTGACAACACAGAACCCCGTAGAAAAGCATgcaaaataatcatcatcatcatcatcctcatagTCATCCTTAGTGCCACAGTCATCAATATAATCATCCTGATCATCATAGTCATCTTCATTATATCATCTTGAGACAAAAATAGTTATATGCACTTAAAAAgctgagaaaatagaaagagaaaggtGGAGTATACCAGCATTCAGTAGAAAATGAGAAaccaaataaaaaggaaaaaaacaacaaaaaaacaagtgtccTGCTGACTGTCATGCAAAGGAAACGCCAGCTATGCTGCTAGTTAGTGGCAGTTGTGTAATACTGTGTACTCcttcattttaaatatgtgaGTCTTATTATACTGGTCTTCAAAGCTAGTAAACGCActaagaagaacagaagaacaacacatttgtactgtacatgctgctatttcctctttttttggaGGGGAGTGGGCAGGACTGTTTTTAGGCtccaaagaggaggaaaaaatgttttgtaatcaATTTCAGACACCTGATCTACTCTTAAAAGTCTGTCACACTGACATCCAATGTGTCccttacataaaaaaaacactaaacaccTGATACTGAGAGGAGACTGCAGGCAGACTCTGtagaaaaaacacactgctgtgtaaaacaaacataatatgATCCACAGCAGGATAATTCATAACCAGGATATAATAAGCTACTATATGTGCAGTGTATGCCTGTGTATGGATCGGTTCACAAGAGTTTGAGCATCACCAGGGCACATCGATAAGAATTTAAGGGACGACTGATTTTTCCATTTAAGCCATTTATTGCCAACATGCATACATGTAGGCTAGAGCAATAGAAGATGATGAAGCTTGTGGcggttatgttttttttttgtatgaacagaaaatgatgaaCAGGAAAACTCAAAAATTACAATATACAGTTAAACAATATATAACATCACACATTTAGGTATCTAACAAACAGCGAATATTAGGGCTGAAATTAATACGTCACAGCAAACTTTACATTTAACAATTACATAATGAAAGAAGTTTTAAATATTCTAATTTAAGTTATAAGGATTCTGGATGTTGCATCTCCTAAATTAAGAACTACAGAGAATGAGTTACGTGCAATGTGCACTTACACACAACTATAAATCTGTATGCTCAAAACAAACAGGCCAGGTGACCATTATATCATTTACCAGTATATACTGGTCAAGCTTTTGCTCACATTCAATCTACATGAATCCAGAAATAACCATTAAACTATAACATATAAAGAAAGTAATAAACTCACTTTAGTCACACACAGCCATAGGTGTGTATGTGAAACACAGGTACAGAGGACTCTCACATGTGGTTAGTGGTGCTGCCGGCCAGAACAAAGGAAATGGGTGAGATATCAGTAGACCATGATTAGGAGTGAGTGAGCTCAGGTGAGTATGGGCGAATTCACACCAAGGAAGTAGGTGAAGGATTGTTGAATGGTGTGGGTCTATTCTGCAATGGGAAACAATATTTTCTTAATGCAGAGgtatttcactgtaaaaagaATATCTTAATTGCTTTACTAATTTTAACAATTCAAACTTCAGGATCACTACTGATAGTACCTGCATGTCAATATAGAAATGACAGAGACTGTCTGGGATGTTCAGGAGTCAAAGACACTCCTGCACAGgtgatcagaaacctggataatatTCATGAATCATAAAGGGATACTAATCACCAAGTTGTGTTATATCATAACTTTAACATGATTAAAATCAGGATTATTCATAACAGGCACTAATCTTCATGTAAATGTACTAACTGACAGAACAGAAGTTGAATGAAGTTTAataaagttacatttaaaataatagaaTATTATAAAGTGATTAAAATTACCATAAACAGCTCTGCTCAAACTATTTATCGGTTGATGAAGTTGTTCTGAATGAATGTTCTGTCAGTCAACTATAATTGTTTCAGCATTATTTCACATAAACTTTTCAAGTATAGACACTTTCAGTGTTTGATAGTTAAATCATACAGTAGGTTTTTGGTGGAGTATTCCTTTAACATCtgtaacacagaaacagcaacatCTGGTGGAGACACAATCAAATGGCAGTTTTATTTCAATCAGCTCTCTACCTGTGACGCAGgtaaatgaaactgaaagcaGATTGACACTGTTGAACAGATCGCGGACGTCGTTACATTACAGAGTGAAATCTCTACTGAAGAACACACACTCGGAGGATTGAACAGAGAAAGTTGAAGAGACTGTAATTTGGTGAGTCTACAACTTAAAGAAAATCTAGAAATCAGACAAAATGGCTGAGAAAATTGCTCTTTTTGAAAGTTTCCTGAACTGCCATGTGTGTTCAGAGACTTTCAGAGATCCCGTGTCTCTGACCTGCAACCACAGCTTCTGTTCAAGCTGTCTGCAAAAATTCTGGgaacaagctaaaaacaaaaactgtcccatttgtaaaagaaaatcctCAAAGGATTATCCATCCATCAACCTTTCTCTCAAAGACCTGGCTGACTCCTTTGCTAAGAGGCAGAATAATGATTCACCTGAGacggagaaagaaaaggagaaagaggaagtggtgTGTGATAAACATCCAGAAGTCCCTTATTGGTTCTGTGAGGATGAACAGAGAGTTG is drawn from Thunnus albacares chromosome 2, fThuAlb1.1, whole genome shotgun sequence and contains these coding sequences:
- the LOC122966564 gene encoding zinc-binding protein A33-like codes for the protein MAERALFEGYLSCHVCSETFSDPVSLTCNHSFCSSCLQKFWEQAKNKNCPICKRKSSKDYPSINLSLKDLADSFAKRQNNDSSETEKEKEKEEVVCHKHPEVPYWFCEDEQRVVCPVCDFLLHHGHKVVPVEQAVSDLKDQLKSDLKSLQDKRDKYKQVEKTYNEMIQHSKKQLLSTEKQIRAEFNKLHQFLKVEEESRLAALREEEEQKGKTISREMKRIQEQISSLSDSISAVEEDLQKHKVSFLSSYKPTQTRARDQCSLSDPQLVSGVLIDVAKHLGNLSFRVWEKMKEKVHFSPVILDPNTADPRLYLSDDLTSVRRGDTNQQLPDNPERNTKYITVLGSEGFSSGKHSWEVEVGDYPVWNVGLAKESVDRKGKIFSSPDYGIWCLWHGDGKYIDVVGETVRVKKSLQRIRVQLDYDTGEVSFYDPEDMTHIYTHRDTFTEKLFPYFNLGEAGDAKTTDIKICQTEISL